A window from Leptospira fletcheri encodes these proteins:
- a CDS encoding 4Fe-4S dicluster domain-containing protein, whose product MKFFYEVLNIFRPAKNMDFKKVQPTNPNARGIPVPNFKKGTSCLECKACEKVCPTKGVEIVSAKEIVFDYGACLQCGLCAEACGEDKIENSGFIHVYSVDRKALVVSYVDGTPTEYSENVTENVNAFRKITRNTGFQYREVAASGNNSTEAEINASFNAVFDSEASMVRVVASPKHADALVYAGPVGPNMEVPLQIAWDTMPETKALIACGTEAVSGGLFELGKLPKEPDLFIGGDPPRPDVMISAFRYLMGKRKYSFREELSKFVEGRKKR is encoded by the coding sequence ATGAAATTCTTTTACGAAGTACTCAATATTTTCAGACCGGCTAAGAATATGGACTTTAAAAAGGTCCAGCCCACGAATCCTAACGCGAGAGGAATTCCTGTCCCGAATTTCAAAAAAGGGACGTCCTGTCTGGAATGCAAGGCTTGCGAAAAAGTCTGTCCGACTAAAGGTGTGGAAATCGTTTCCGCTAAGGAGATCGTATTCGATTACGGAGCCTGCCTTCAGTGCGGTCTCTGTGCGGAAGCGTGCGGAGAGGATAAAATCGAAAACTCCGGTTTTATCCATGTTTATTCCGTAGATAGAAAAGCTCTTGTGGTCTCCTATGTGGACGGGACTCCGACGGAATATTCCGAAAACGTTACGGAAAACGTAAACGCCTTCCGCAAAATCACTCGGAACACCGGATTCCAATACCGGGAAGTCGCTGCTAGCGGAAATAATTCTACCGAAGCGGAAATCAATGCGAGCTTTAACGCCGTGTTCGATAGCGAGGCCAGTATGGTACGGGTCGTAGCTTCTCCTAAGCATGCGGATGCTTTGGTCTATGCGGGTCCTGTCGGTCCGAATATGGAAGTTCCCCTACAAATCGCTTGGGATACGATGCCAGAAACGAAAGCTCTCATTGCCTGCGGGACGGAAGCCGTTTCCGGAGGACTTTTCGAACTGGGAAAATTACCCAAGGAACCGGATCTATTTATCGGGGGAGATCCACCCAGACCGGACGTGATGATCAGCGCCTTTCGATATCTGATGGGCAAGAGAAAATATTCTTTTCGAGAAGAACTTTCCAAATTCGTAGAAGGAAGAAAGAAACGCTGA
- a CDS encoding metal (Ni/Fe) hydrogenase large subunit gives MKTVTGIFHNKETKHTHRYWLTNDGIEQETLSKASEKSLIEDHTNPIWILRHSLGTDQGPEDYSSIDFEKYLSQDRKHLLERFVTKSGIKDLVYRGINVPVPNSFYSHAVGPIHAGVIEPGHFRFIVKGEEIQNLDIRLGFQKRGLTELMKGLDKDSIAPYGEAISGDSTIAYGIAFSKAFEGAHAISVPQEIDFARAVLLEIERIAIHIGDMGAIAGDVGYYPLQGVCSMQRGIPLGVMEALTGNRFGRGALSPGKVRLKKQISAEFLSDLAGRIASVTKDVASHFERSAEKSTNRERLQVCGTVLQKQVKNLGFVGMVEKCTGLSRDLRKHDPSYKMTPEPLHVDIHHSGQMRGDAWSRFYLRYQELKNSGEWLASAIPMLIEFPKAAAAFAKAKASKPKPGVYFGSAEGWRGPVLIAVQLDSAGSVQEAYVRDPSVMNWHALELAVRGENIGDFPLNNKSFNLSYVGVDL, from the coding sequence ATGAAAACTGTTACCGGAATTTTTCACAATAAAGAGACCAAGCATACTCATCGTTATTGGCTTACGAACGATGGAATCGAGCAGGAAACTCTATCCAAAGCCAGCGAAAAATCTCTGATTGAAGATCATACGAATCCGATCTGGATCCTTCGACATAGCCTCGGTACCGACCAAGGACCCGAAGATTATTCTTCCATCGACTTCGAAAAATACCTTTCCCAGGATAGAAAACATTTGCTGGAAAGGTTCGTAACTAAGTCGGGAATCAAGGATCTAGTATACAGAGGAATTAATGTGCCGGTGCCGAATTCCTTTTACAGCCACGCAGTCGGTCCGATCCACGCCGGAGTGATAGAACCCGGGCATTTCCGATTCATCGTAAAAGGGGAAGAAATCCAAAATCTAGATATTCGTTTGGGATTCCAAAAAAGAGGCCTAACCGAATTGATGAAAGGCTTGGACAAGGATTCCATCGCGCCGTACGGAGAAGCAATTTCGGGAGACTCGACGATCGCTTACGGTATCGCATTCAGCAAAGCGTTCGAAGGCGCTCATGCGATCTCGGTTCCGCAAGAGATCGATTTTGCCCGTGCCGTTCTCTTAGAAATCGAAAGAATCGCGATCCATATAGGAGATATGGGAGCCATCGCAGGCGATGTAGGATACTATCCTTTACAAGGGGTTTGCTCTATGCAAAGAGGGATTCCGTTAGGTGTTATGGAAGCATTGACCGGAAACCGCTTCGGAAGAGGCGCCTTATCTCCGGGAAAAGTTCGGTTGAAAAAACAGATCAGTGCAGAGTTTCTATCCGATTTGGCGGGAAGAATCGCGAGTGTGACCAAGGATGTGGCTTCTCATTTCGAAAGATCCGCGGAAAAATCCACGAACCGGGAAAGACTACAAGTCTGCGGGACCGTACTGCAAAAGCAGGTCAAAAATTTAGGCTTTGTAGGTATGGTGGAAAAATGTACCGGTTTGTCCCGCGATTTAAGAAAGCATGATCCTTCCTATAAAATGACCCCTGAACCTCTCCACGTCGATATACATCATTCCGGACAAATGAGAGGAGATGCCTGGTCCAGGTTTTATCTCAGATACCAAGAACTGAAAAACAGCGGTGAATGGTTGGCTTCCGCTATTCCTATGTTGATCGAATTTCCGAAAGCCGCCGCGGCTTTTGCGAAAGCGAAAGCTTCTAAGCCGAAACCCGGAGTGTATTTCGGGTCGGCGGAAGGATGGAGAGGGCCTGTTTTGATCGCCGTGCAACTGGACTCCGCAGGCTCTGTCCAAGAAGCATATGTCAGAGATCCCTCCGTAATGAACTGGCACGCTCTTGAACTGGCAGTCCGCGGAGAGAACATCGGAGATTTCCCTTTGAATAATAAATCTTTCAATCTCAGCTACGTAGGTGTGGATCTATGA
- a CDS encoding proton-conducting transporter membrane subunit — translation MSLEILYGIGFAVFVLVFLTYVLAPTRNQTNLPFWSVLLVLCAGLNFVAWNEKDATLQWVLIEGTTFVGSLLISSSRTPKSYPIAWKFLLINSFGLGIAFLGIILILAAFHVINQPVEVLVANISEHPEIIWVEVGLWLAIFGYSAKLGLFPNHVWIEDTYGESPTQVSSLLSAFIPVSVCFALRPFVHLDHQLFPHTFSGADGLLVLGIITILISIFAVYDRDDIRRISAKVALFHTGALAVILWMDLSDNIFYFVMASNLVVKSLLFISMGIVRMDAGKRELGKILQSDAINKPALSLFILSLFLAFVMPGSPVFVNDIVLIKAGQIGGKGLVILVPILGLVFFGVMLYKIAPLLNLKGRTFQKENSTILRIRMTNGFFLLLLLLGTGCWGFFLLVQGVL, via the coding sequence ATGAGTTTGGAAATTCTATACGGAATCGGGTTCGCCGTTTTTGTACTGGTCTTTTTGACCTACGTTCTCGCTCCTACCCGGAATCAAACGAACTTACCTTTTTGGTCGGTGCTCCTCGTTCTCTGCGCCGGATTGAACTTCGTCGCCTGGAACGAAAAAGATGCGACCCTACAGTGGGTCCTGATCGAAGGTACCACTTTCGTTGGTTCTCTTCTGATTTCCTCCAGTAGGACGCCTAAGTCCTATCCGATCGCTTGGAAATTCCTTTTGATCAACTCTTTCGGCCTCGGTATCGCGTTTTTAGGGATCATTCTAATTCTCGCAGCCTTCCACGTAATCAACCAACCTGTGGAAGTGCTCGTGGCAAACATCTCGGAACATCCAGAGATCATCTGGGTGGAAGTCGGACTCTGGCTGGCCATTTTCGGTTACTCCGCAAAGTTAGGTCTGTTTCCGAACCACGTTTGGATCGAGGATACGTATGGGGAAAGCCCGACTCAGGTTTCCTCTTTGCTTTCCGCCTTTATCCCAGTTTCGGTTTGCTTCGCATTGAGACCTTTCGTTCACCTAGACCATCAGCTTTTCCCGCATACGTTCAGCGGAGCGGACGGCTTATTAGTGCTCGGAATTATCACGATACTGATCAGCATCTTCGCAGTGTACGACAGGGATGATATCCGCAGGATATCGGCAAAAGTGGCTCTCTTTCACACCGGCGCTTTGGCAGTGATTCTTTGGATGGACTTGAGCGACAACATATTCTATTTCGTAATGGCTTCCAATCTGGTCGTGAAGTCCCTTCTGTTCATCAGCATGGGAATCGTCCGTATGGACGCGGGCAAGAGGGAGTTGGGTAAGATTCTCCAGTCCGATGCGATCAATAAGCCCGCTTTGTCCCTGTTTATCCTCTCGCTGTTTCTCGCTTTCGTCATGCCGGGATCGCCCGTGTTCGTAAACGATATCGTGCTCATCAAAGCGGGTCAGATCGGAGGCAAAGGACTAGTGATTTTGGTTCCGATCCTCGGATTGGTATTTTTCGGAGTGATGCTGTATAAAATCGCTCCTTTATTGAATTTGAAAGGTCGGACTTTCCAAAAAGAAAATTCGACGATCTTACGAATCCGAATGACCAATGGATTCTTCCTCCTTCTCCTTCTGCTCGGAACCGGGTGTTGGGGCTTCTTCTTATTAGTCCAGGGGGTTTTATGA
- a CDS encoding formate hydrogenase — translation MATDFSYLIILLTGVVALLENRLKRLVILIGIQGFLLLIPLYQEEKGDTFHSVFLALMVIIFKGLLTPAILYWTARRTNSAESTYPKVGYFPTLILLFIGAVVSYTFIGVIHSFFGNDHPYGFHFVLLLIYVGLVGFVVRRNWFGIVACFSIFENGIFLLTLLLKSGVPLGSEFGSFIDAVLIIGAGAALRINSEKGKEETSA, via the coding sequence ATGGCAACAGATTTCAGCTACCTTATCATTCTCTTAACGGGAGTAGTCGCTCTTTTAGAAAACCGTCTGAAACGGTTAGTCATATTGATCGGTATCCAGGGATTCCTTTTATTGATCCCATTGTACCAGGAAGAAAAAGGAGATACGTTTCATTCCGTTTTCCTGGCGTTGATGGTGATCATCTTTAAAGGACTACTCACCCCCGCCATTCTGTATTGGACTGCGAGAAGAACGAATTCCGCGGAATCCACTTATCCGAAAGTAGGATACTTTCCGACGCTGATCCTTCTCTTTATCGGCGCGGTCGTCAGTTATACGTTTATAGGGGTGATCCACTCCTTCTTCGGAAACGACCATCCGTACGGATTTCACTTCGTGCTTCTACTCATCTATGTCGGGCTCGTAGGTTTCGTGGTTCGGAGAAATTGGTTCGGAATCGTCGCCTGCTTCAGTATCTTCGAAAACGGGATCTTCCTTCTTACGTTGCTCCTTAAATCGGGAGTTCCTCTGGGAAGCGAATTCGGTTCCTTCATCGACGCAGTCCTAATCATCGGCGCCGGCGCCGCTCTCCGGATCAATAGTGAAAAAGGAAAGGAGGAAACTTCGGCATGA
- a CDS encoding NADH-quinone oxidoreductase subunit H yields the protein MEANSFPVDALIRVISFITLPFLCGGIIQKIRSYGQGRRGAPVLQIFYDTIRMIRKYPIDGPFSGFFTESSAIFVFTFGVALWSLVSFEWASLLLVPFLIGMIRFATVAYAVENGTSFGGMGAARETLLYVLAEPILILVLVVFESNLVFQASIPNLAFGFLFLMGALLIVLSDLAKPPFDDPRTHLELTMVHEAMLLEASGRTRAFFELAHQLKTASLVLLITKLGLEHVEIFLNLITNPVVRELSVTGGALFLSALIGYWEANSTRRKWVWIPELLGLNFIFMLILGILLKLG from the coding sequence ATGGAAGCAAATTCTTTCCCAGTGGATGCACTGATCCGCGTCATTTCCTTCATTACTCTTCCGTTTTTATGCGGAGGGATCATCCAAAAAATCCGCTCCTACGGACAGGGTAGAAGGGGAGCGCCCGTCCTACAGATCTTTTACGATACGATTCGAATGATTCGGAAATATCCGATCGACGGACCTTTTTCCGGATTCTTTACGGAAAGTTCGGCGATCTTCGTATTCACGTTCGGAGTGGCCTTGTGGTCCTTGGTTTCGTTCGAATGGGCTTCTCTCCTTTTGGTCCCGTTTTTGATCGGGATGATTCGGTTCGCGACCGTCGCCTACGCGGTGGAAAACGGAACCTCTTTCGGAGGAATGGGGGCCGCCAGGGAAACTCTTTTGTACGTTTTGGCGGAACCGATTCTGATTTTGGTTCTTGTAGTCTTCGAATCGAATCTGGTATTCCAAGCGAGCATTCCGAATCTGGCATTCGGCTTTCTGTTTTTGATGGGAGCCTTATTAATCGTTCTCTCCGATCTCGCAAAACCCCCGTTCGACGATCCGAGAACCCACTTGGAACTGACCATGGTTCACGAAGCGATGCTTTTAGAGGCTTCGGGAAGAACCAGGGCCTTTTTCGAGCTCGCTCACCAGTTGAAAACGGCTTCCTTGGTTCTGCTAATCACCAAATTGGGTTTGGAACACGTTGAGATCTTCCTGAATCTGATCACGAATCCGGTCGTAAGAGAGCTTTCCGTAACCGGGGGAGCCCTTTTCCTGTCCGCATTGATCGGTTATTGGGAAGCGAACAGCACGAGAAGAAAGTGGGTTTGGATCCCCGAATTGCTCGGGTTGAACTTTATCTTCATGCTGATCTTGGGCATTTTACTCAAGCTAGGATAA
- a CDS encoding proton-conducting transporter membrane subunit, translating into MTILAYLAVAASLLIPFLIGRVLGVDFLGADSSIFIGLSLQAFLGAFISLYVAGYEKERKPLVLLGYSLFFLSTGLCYLVGKSLWLILFWELSTITAFLLYLGGKWTDSSVRSFVALVSAGGVGAFCFTFWIFASDPAVGLFFLIIGLLIKSAFFGVHFWLPEAHAGAPAHASAAYSGLLVNLPLVLFSKFALPLLSGTFYATVLIPIAAIGVLWAGMTALFSKEIKKSIAYSTVENMNLLWLSLLLSGYWQSSEVEGLRLLSKAFTVLFLISLVHHSISKTFQFLYFGYLSKLSGSSAVDESTGVGRSSAIPTFLASLGTLSFLAIPGTTGFLSEATFIKLLSAVVAIPGTSPLLVLPLLILVCTGLALGAASHLRLFLGLTLSRPRKNFEDHGRNLPVSISLGFIGAFIFLAPAIFFAFVNHYATLKVDWLEADWFLGLGILNLVGFVLLLSVGVLGLRHRIKQRKLWDCGGQFGGAEVAIGPSAISDPLLSPLGRYFVDKNGISLFDQSFARILIKSISAAKAKIVGADDESISINLTYSSLTVLAILTVIIAIRLAEGDIWKQILSQWMH; encoded by the coding sequence ATGACGATACTTGCTTACCTTGCAGTCGCGGCTTCCTTACTAATACCCTTCCTAATCGGAAGGGTATTAGGAGTGGACTTCCTCGGAGCGGATAGCTCGATTTTTATCGGTTTATCCCTCCAGGCATTCCTGGGAGCGTTCATTTCCCTTTACGTTGCAGGATATGAAAAAGAGAGAAAACCCCTGGTATTACTGGGATATTCTCTCTTTTTTTTGAGCACAGGATTGTGCTATCTTGTAGGAAAAAGCCTTTGGCTCATCCTGTTTTGGGAACTTTCCACGATTACCGCCTTCCTCCTGTATCTGGGAGGGAAATGGACGGACTCTTCGGTTCGCAGTTTCGTCGCTCTGGTTTCGGCAGGCGGGGTGGGTGCTTTTTGCTTCACCTTTTGGATCTTCGCCTCCGACCCTGCCGTCGGTTTGTTTTTCCTGATCATCGGCCTTTTGATTAAGTCCGCCTTTTTCGGGGTCCATTTTTGGTTACCGGAAGCGCATGCGGGAGCTCCCGCTCATGCGTCTGCGGCTTATTCCGGCCTATTGGTCAATCTTCCTTTAGTGCTTTTCTCGAAATTCGCGTTGCCTCTTTTATCCGGGACATTCTACGCCACCGTTCTGATTCCGATCGCCGCGATCGGAGTTCTCTGGGCCGGGATGACGGCTCTTTTCAGCAAGGAGATCAAAAAATCCATCGCATACAGCACGGTGGAAAACATGAACCTTCTCTGGTTGAGCCTTTTGCTTTCCGGTTATTGGCAGTCCAGCGAAGTGGAAGGGCTCAGGCTTCTCAGTAAAGCCTTTACGGTTCTATTTTTGATTTCTCTCGTCCATCATAGTATCAGTAAAACGTTTCAATTCCTTTATTTCGGTTATCTCTCCAAACTATCCGGATCTTCGGCAGTGGACGAGAGCACCGGGGTGGGAAGAAGTAGCGCAATCCCCACATTTTTGGCGAGCCTGGGAACTCTCAGTTTCCTCGCGATTCCAGGAACCACCGGATTTCTTTCCGAGGCGACATTCATCAAATTGCTTTCGGCGGTAGTCGCCATACCCGGGACGAGTCCTTTGTTGGTCCTGCCTTTATTGATTCTGGTCTGCACAGGATTGGCGTTAGGCGCAGCATCCCATTTAAGATTATTTTTGGGTCTCACACTTTCCAGACCCCGAAAAAACTTCGAAGACCACGGAAGAAATCTTCCCGTTTCCATCTCTCTCGGTTTTATAGGCGCCTTTATTTTCCTGGCTCCTGCGATCTTTTTCGCGTTCGTAAATCATTATGCGACCCTGAAAGTCGACTGGCTAGAGGCGGATTGGTTCCTCGGACTCGGAATCTTGAATCTTGTCGGATTTGTACTGCTTTTATCGGTCGGAGTTTTGGGACTTCGGCATAGAATCAAGCAGAGAAAACTTTGGGATTGCGGCGGTCAATTCGGAGGAGCCGAAGTCGCCATCGGCCCTTCCGCGATCTCGGATCCTTTGCTATCCCCCTTAGGAAGATATTTCGTGGATAAGAACGGAATATCCCTATTCGACCAGAGTTTCGCACGCATTCTGATCAAATCGATCAGCGCAGCAAAGGCGAAAATTGTCGGAGCTGACGACGAATCCATTTCGATCAATCTGACTTATTCATCGTTAACCGTATTGGCCATTCTGACCGTTATCATCGCGATCCGATTGGCCGAAGGAGATATATGGAAGCAAATTCTTTCCCAGTGGATGCACTGA
- a CDS encoding alginate export family protein translates to MNIPNLEKDRTVRSSVSVLIHVSALVLFGLPTIAIFGQDKPTEVAQPQIQVQPQPTATTPTTAAPAAAGANAEDENYVSPLKTKGLTSEFNRAVLIDPEISKKFSTNKKGWLNDWIRVGAYVRPRYEDRENLGFDRANKGNVSRIMQTTQLFFILDPSPYFTMKVNIQDARVWGGETPASVGDVRANTFASTGNFVVPGQASINPAGATSIREAWFMIKKLPLDAKVQIGRQIPVYGDQRLIGGANWTINGLSFDGARIMFDRDSFNIHFFGYKLVSNASGPNNVLSASSPITYTDPTTGKTVTTTGNPDQYLAGTYNTVKAKDWFLVDLYSFGVLTHKTPISPAGTLTTPSAAGADLTPNAWNKQQNNLITSGFRISNRTVSNYQSIPVWGGWDWTVEAAWQSGATGARVDNLVAGQDVTLPLTVNGVTYNGSVAGTKNQKYAGEFFVLQTGYTFFERLRLGVQYQYASGDHNRTDATNSTFQTIANPRFGIIPYFNNVAGLSENIGVKNLISKSVHMSYKSEHYGTFFVSYYSNDKAQVQDAWYAINGTANTGASTEANNGVTNSSGQTVYTLGKLGKNIYNEFDLAWNYVISEYTSVWLGAGFLSAGSAVKNQKNALYTYTVGNDGSVTLTPTAVLNHMTTPTVYGPAGAASQAKMFYVQFNALF, encoded by the coding sequence ATGAATATTCCCAATCTTGAAAAGGACCGGACGGTTCGATCGTCTGTATCGGTTCTGATCCACGTCTCCGCTCTTGTTCTGTTCGGTTTGCCGACAATTGCAATATTTGGACAGGATAAGCCGACAGAAGTTGCGCAACCACAAATACAAGTGCAACCTCAGCCGACTGCGACGACACCGACGACCGCAGCACCTGCTGCTGCCGGCGCCAATGCGGAAGACGAGAACTACGTATCTCCCTTGAAAACAAAGGGACTCACTAGCGAATTCAATCGAGCCGTCTTGATCGATCCCGAAATCAGTAAAAAATTCTCAACAAATAAGAAAGGATGGCTGAACGATTGGATACGGGTCGGCGCATATGTTCGACCCAGATACGAGGACAGGGAAAACCTAGGCTTCGATCGCGCAAATAAGGGCAATGTTTCCCGGATTATGCAGACCACTCAGCTGTTTTTCATCTTGGATCCTAGTCCTTACTTTACCATGAAAGTAAACATTCAGGACGCCAGAGTTTGGGGGGGAGAAACCCCGGCATCCGTCGGGGACGTCCGTGCAAATACCTTTGCTTCCACCGGAAACTTCGTGGTTCCGGGACAAGCTTCGATCAATCCAGCGGGGGCCACTTCGATCAGAGAGGCCTGGTTCATGATTAAAAAACTACCTCTGGATGCGAAAGTCCAGATCGGTCGCCAAATCCCCGTTTACGGAGACCAAAGGTTGATCGGAGGCGCCAACTGGACGATCAACGGTCTTTCCTTCGACGGTGCGAGAATCATGTTCGACCGCGATTCGTTTAACATCCATTTCTTCGGATACAAGTTGGTTTCCAACGCTAGCGGTCCGAATAATGTGCTTTCCGCTAGTTCGCCGATTACGTACACTGATCCCACGACCGGAAAAACGGTTACTACTACCGGAAATCCGGACCAATATTTGGCAGGAACTTACAATACGGTGAAAGCGAAAGATTGGTTTTTAGTGGACCTGTATTCCTTCGGAGTCTTGACTCACAAAACTCCGATTTCTCCCGCAGGAACGCTAACCACTCCCTCCGCCGCCGGAGCCGATTTGACGCCGAATGCTTGGAATAAGCAGCAGAACAACCTGATCACTTCGGGTTTCCGTATTTCCAACCGGACCGTAAGTAATTACCAATCCATTCCCGTTTGGGGTGGATGGGATTGGACCGTTGAAGCTGCTTGGCAGTCGGGAGCCACGGGAGCAAGAGTGGACAATCTTGTCGCAGGACAGGACGTGACATTGCCTCTTACCGTCAACGGCGTCACTTATAACGGAAGCGTAGCCGGTACCAAAAATCAGAAATATGCCGGAGAGTTTTTCGTTTTACAGACCGGGTATACGTTCTTCGAAAGATTGCGTCTCGGGGTCCAGTACCAGTACGCTTCCGGAGACCATAACCGTACAGATGCGACCAATTCCACGTTCCAAACGATCGCAAACCCTCGTTTCGGTATTATCCCGTATTTCAACAACGTCGCCGGCTTGTCCGAAAACATCGGCGTTAAGAACCTGATCAGCAAATCCGTTCATATGTCCTACAAATCGGAGCACTATGGAACCTTTTTCGTATCGTACTACTCTAACGATAAGGCACAGGTGCAGGACGCTTGGTATGCGATCAACGGTACGGCGAATACCGGAGCTTCTACAGAAGCAAACAACGGCGTAACGAATTCTTCCGGCCAAACGGTTTATACCTTAGGCAAATTAGGAAAGAATATCTATAACGAATTCGACCTTGCCTGGAATTACGTGATCAGCGAATATACGTCCGTTTGGCTCGGAGCAGGATTCTTGTCGGCAGGAAGCGCGGTTAAAAACCAAAAGAACGCTTTGTATACCTACACGGTTGGAAATGATGGCTCTGTGACCCTAACGCCCACTGCGGTCCTGAACCATATGACCACGCCTACGGTCTACGGTCCTGCGGGAGCGGCCTCCCAGGCAAAAATGTTCTACGTGCAGTTCAACGCGTTATTCTAA